A region from the Cryptosporangium arvum DSM 44712 genome encodes:
- a CDS encoding DUF3068 domain-containing protein: protein MRRGIGFTLICVGLFLAVLGGAIRYWAHDRLVVVPVDLYGTVDLTGKATYLDMTTLEEKTGSVVARQTVRADVDASSDRVLVVDLSQVISTADGQFIRASVERAAIDRRTGSAVNCCAESVDEKPTRHEGYLFKLPFDAPRGDVMLWDGTSASANPGEFVGTETIAGHLVYRYVSEVPGRQIRTREDTGALVGEARAYDAPVWNSSVRTMWVEPVTGTPLAVQVQTRTTLRNSRGQDEATVFAATLRSDRAKPNPETLALVAESKRRIETVRRVPVWGLGGGGLLATFGIVLLLGRRRRSVPVSPGLPPVADPERVTAVPRPDVSSRPDASSRRLDVGPRRNAGPGSGAGFWREVGPGQPVAPAPVADRPLSRYIRPYLDGDTGAHRRPDTTGSHRAPDPLDPDTDWLTLIGPESDHTVAPPEPREPRNRYPDGW, encoded by the coding sequence ATGCGCCGCGGCATCGGTTTCACGCTCATCTGCGTCGGCCTGTTCCTGGCCGTTCTGGGTGGGGCCATCCGGTATTGGGCTCACGACCGCCTCGTCGTGGTCCCGGTCGACCTGTACGGCACGGTCGACCTGACCGGGAAAGCCACCTATCTCGACATGACGACGCTCGAGGAGAAGACGGGCAGTGTCGTCGCGCGCCAGACGGTTCGGGCCGACGTCGACGCCAGCTCCGACCGGGTGCTCGTCGTCGACCTCTCGCAGGTGATCTCCACCGCCGACGGTCAGTTCATCCGCGCCTCGGTCGAACGCGCCGCGATCGACCGGCGCACCGGCTCCGCGGTCAACTGCTGCGCGGAGTCGGTCGACGAGAAGCCCACCCGCCACGAGGGGTACCTGTTCAAGCTTCCGTTCGACGCTCCGCGCGGCGACGTGATGCTCTGGGACGGAACGTCGGCGTCGGCGAACCCGGGCGAGTTCGTCGGGACTGAGACGATCGCGGGACACCTGGTCTACCGGTACGTGTCCGAGGTTCCGGGGCGGCAGATCCGCACCCGGGAGGACACCGGCGCGCTCGTCGGTGAGGCGCGGGCGTACGACGCTCCGGTATGGAACTCGAGCGTCCGGACGATGTGGGTGGAGCCGGTCACCGGTACGCCGCTCGCCGTGCAGGTGCAGACGCGGACGACGCTCCGCAACTCCCGCGGGCAGGACGAGGCGACGGTGTTCGCGGCGACGCTGCGCAGCGACCGGGCGAAGCCGAACCCGGAGACGCTGGCGCTGGTCGCGGAGAGCAAGCGTCGGATCGAGACGGTGCGGCGGGTGCCGGTGTGGGGGTTGGGCGGCGGAGGGCTCCTGGCGACGTTCGGGATCGTGCTCCTGCTCGGGCGCCGACGCCGATCGGTCCCGGTGAGCCCGGGTCTACCTCCGGTAGCCGACCCGGAGCGGGTCACCGCTGTCCCCCGGCCGGACGTTTCCTCCCGGCCGGACGCTTCGTCCCGGCGGCTGGACGTCGGACCTCGGCGGAATGCCGGGCCGGGGTCAGGCGCCGGTTTCTGGCGGGAGGTCGGGCCGGGCCAGCCGGTGGCGCCGGCGCCGGTGGCCGACCGACCGCTCAGCCGCTACATCCGGCCCTACCTGGACGGCGACACCGGCGCGCACCGGCGACCGGACACCACCGGCAGCCACCGCGCGCCGGACCCGCTCGACCCGGACACCGACTGGCTCACGCTCATCGGCCCCGAGAGCGACCACACGGTCGCCCCGCCGGAACCGCGGGAGCCCCGGAATCGATACCCCGACGGCTGGTGA
- a CDS encoding toll/interleukin-1 receptor domain-containing protein, with translation MAKPGKTEAAIEYCYRYSQNYDVIWWFDSTDVRNTFKECELKCEEAATRIGGPRSLFVFDCPEGDTRVDGLLALLNGDAPLALRVATELPAAWSGPAVRLGRLARSESAVLLGQSDPLLDPEDADALGSLLGDEPFRIAQLNAMILAGAVDAEVALRLLRLTALSALSEQPVTTPAVVAPARKPSQRLLENVVYLLSGAAAINTPERRQAFSSLMRTNHGLYFDIDPALSVARYWQELVERISDSHGSDGLRGLAAATHEFAPDDPATMSIEAALRQLADEAARTPPGQSYRFFLSYSRRDVDQHRVLEFWRALKQQTQTHARRAPKEYDGYIDQNMQLGSHWPSKLYHAATTSRVLIALCSRDYFERSWCGLEWAVFNERARRAGEDTVGILPLRWGDMGKADWPDGVRDVMHTTEALDSVYGGLSLADFGGDHSYRDFVRILSQIIHSLPNSPDLPKLTVEEVNGLTPTFGNDPRPKLHLPSTA, from the coding sequence ATGGCGAAACCTGGGAAGACGGAGGCGGCGATCGAATACTGCTACCGCTACTCCCAGAATTACGACGTCATCTGGTGGTTCGATTCCACGGACGTGCGGAACACGTTCAAGGAGTGTGAGCTGAAGTGCGAGGAAGCGGCGACGCGCATCGGCGGCCCGCGCTCACTCTTCGTGTTCGACTGTCCCGAGGGTGACACCAGGGTCGACGGGCTCCTCGCTCTTCTGAATGGCGACGCCCCGCTCGCGCTGCGCGTCGCCACCGAGTTGCCTGCGGCCTGGAGCGGCCCGGCCGTTCGCCTCGGCCGGCTGGCGCGGTCGGAGTCGGCTGTGCTGCTCGGGCAGAGCGACCCCCTGCTGGACCCGGAGGACGCCGACGCGCTGGGAAGCCTGCTGGGCGACGAGCCGTTCCGGATCGCTCAGCTCAACGCGATGATTCTGGCCGGCGCGGTGGACGCGGAGGTCGCCCTGCGCCTGCTCCGCCTCACGGCTCTCTCGGCGCTGAGCGAGCAGCCGGTCACAACGCCGGCGGTCGTCGCCCCGGCCAGGAAGCCCTCGCAACGGCTGCTCGAGAACGTCGTGTATCTCCTGTCGGGAGCGGCGGCGATCAACACGCCGGAGCGACGTCAGGCTTTCTCGTCGCTCATGCGAACCAATCACGGTCTGTACTTCGACATCGACCCGGCTCTGTCGGTCGCGAGGTACTGGCAGGAACTGGTGGAGCGCATCAGCGATTCGCACGGCTCCGACGGACTGCGCGGGCTCGCGGCGGCCACCCACGAGTTCGCCCCCGACGATCCGGCCACGATGAGCATCGAGGCGGCTCTCCGGCAGTTGGCCGACGAGGCCGCTCGCACCCCGCCCGGCCAGTCGTACCGCTTCTTCCTGAGCTACTCCCGACGCGACGTCGACCAGCATCGGGTTCTGGAGTTCTGGCGGGCGCTCAAACAGCAAACTCAGACCCATGCCAGGCGAGCGCCCAAGGAGTACGACGGCTACATCGACCAGAACATGCAGTTGGGCTCGCACTGGCCGAGCAAGCTCTACCACGCGGCGACGACGTCGCGCGTCCTGATCGCGCTCTGCTCCCGCGACTACTTCGAGCGGTCGTGGTGCGGCCTGGAGTGGGCCGTCTTCAACGAGCGGGCTCGACGGGCCGGTGAGGACACGGTCGGAATTCTGCCGTTGCGCTGGGGCGACATGGGGAAGGCCGACTGGCCGGACGGCGTAAGAGACGTCATGCACACCACGGAGGCTCTCGATTCGGTGTACGGAGGTCTCTCGCTAGCGGACTTCGGAGGAGATCACTCGTACCGGGATTTTGTTCGTATTCTTTCCCAGATAATTCATTCCCTGCCTAATTCTCCCGATCTTCCCAAGCTGACGGTCGAGGAAGTGAACGGCTTGACCCCGACGTTCGGCAACGACCCGCGCCCGAAGCTTCACCTTCCCTCGACCGCCTAG
- a CDS encoding toll/interleukin-1 receptor domain-containing protein: MDYYFFTSHSSSEDERGAVKRFHDDLERQLWVQAGLGVGGILDRYGLAPGWERSTTDRADWVPSMVALCSGDYFADPDCREEWVRFAGRVRKHTAERAPAEKCLITVRWRGSLPQRPEGVEPRYLNRAWWPPVHGPDDGSGLADFMRHRGQSKEYYAIVTDVVRQILEAKHIDLAADPSSTGPEPRSEPRESEVPVVRDNAVRSIAISYVGADQPWADWLRGVFREKGHQVDLFRWNAHHETSLKDSLDVAASRTDRVVVLLSRHYLINRSRQPQDWESALVDSAHPEKIVRVRLDSTPLPAELRTTSMITLEQPTAEVVDELVRAVESAPVGNR; this comes from the coding sequence ATGGACTATTACTTCTTCACCAGCCATTCGTCCTCTGAGGACGAGCGCGGGGCCGTCAAGAGATTCCACGACGACCTCGAGCGGCAGCTCTGGGTGCAGGCGGGTCTCGGTGTCGGCGGCATACTTGACCGCTACGGGCTCGCGCCGGGCTGGGAACGGTCCACCACCGACCGGGCGGACTGGGTTCCGAGCATGGTCGCACTCTGCTCGGGCGACTACTTCGCCGATCCGGACTGCCGAGAAGAATGGGTGCGCTTCGCCGGGCGTGTGCGAAAACATACGGCTGAACGCGCGCCGGCGGAAAAGTGTCTGATCACCGTGCGCTGGCGAGGGTCGCTCCCGCAGCGTCCCGAGGGCGTGGAGCCTCGGTACTTGAACCGCGCGTGGTGGCCGCCGGTCCACGGCCCGGACGACGGCTCCGGCCTGGCGGATTTCATGCGGCACCGGGGTCAATCCAAAGAGTATTACGCGATCGTGACCGACGTGGTGCGCCAGATCCTGGAAGCGAAGCACATCGATCTCGCGGCTGATCCGTCCTCCACGGGCCCCGAGCCGCGCAGCGAGCCGCGCGAGTCAGAGGTTCCGGTGGTGCGCGACAACGCGGTCAGATCGATCGCCATCAGCTATGTCGGAGCCGATCAGCCCTGGGCCGACTGGCTCCGCGGAGTTTTCCGGGAAAAAGGCCATCAAGTGGATCTGTTCCGGTGGAACGCTCACCACGAGACCAGCCTGAAGGATTCACTCGACGTCGCGGCGAGCCGAACCGATCGTGTCGTCGTGTTGCTTTCCCGCCATTACTTGATCAACCGTTCTCGCCAGCCGCAGGACTGGGAATCAGCTCTCGTCGACTCCGCCCACCCCGAAAAGATCGTCCGGGTTCGGCTCGACTCGACCCCGCTCCCCGCCGAGCTGCGGACCACTTCGATGATCACTCTGGAACAACCCACGGCGGAAGTGGTCGACGAGCTGGTCCGCGCGGTCGAGTCGGCACCGGTCGGCAATCGTTGA
- the fxsT gene encoding FxSxx-COOH system tetratricopeptide repeat protein, with the protein MGTVVTFYSYKGGVGRTMCMANIAWILASRGKRVLAVDWDLESPGLHKYLEPFLLDKELRNSDGVIDIFRNYALEAIDSNAPDIEPLRSKYADISEDSVTLWDTPFDPPNLFRFLPAGKQNSAYAQAVGTFNWDAFYNSAEGLSFFEELRRNFKSDEYDYVLIDSRTGFSDNADICTLLLPDIVVVGYAMNDQAIQGGAWAAQHIVESAEREVGRRIKVLPVAMRVDPVEQARLKQSRAFARAAFQSVVDRLDLDDPERYWAETQIPYKSNYAFEELLAPIEEPASELEGLLVPYQRLAAIITEGEVTEAHPMKESTRQALQGRYARVPIGAPQTAFVAYAPRDRAWADWIRTVLYLNGIRVVERRAGQKPGDPIPDVDRVVALISSHWESSLDARALSIRASEKHAESKILAIRIDEGSTLPPWSEIPGLNLIGFGPDDARKALLAHLDRHSPADRLPHDSAARYPRTRPSVIELPPNLDRFVGRDDVLEELRNKLAPGTTPDGPVALVGLSGTGKSQTALEFALRFQADYDVIWWVPAISRISVETSLRDLDAAVAAANESEQSVPESASSNGTTPAESGEHPPRRVLLIFDSADTPDAIIDLLPKRVSVHSIVTSKDTGAWASVNASTIALERFTRPESVQLLKFRAPWTTDREADRVADALGDFPVAIEHAARWLNPRRDTPSAVNDYLRLLAEWRNRMRADADQPDEFLPAAVSWRLSIENLASEYPAAALFLEYCSFLSPNAIALALLERGQVLAELEAADPGLRDFGTGKILRVLRGHGLARQDFTRRTIFIHPLMQAAARSRLTAEERENRRAAILDALARFAPPDTEAEEVHHDATYDELQDHITPSGALRSDRWEIRRWLVNQVRYLWRTGRWEEACGLGERLLDTWSPPAPAGHENRFERWISLSDDERVDGNQQELAKLRLRMGVQVANAYRSEGRYRDSYELDRKILAVQSGLLGGPQHPQMLMTLRSFGADLRGLGRFREGWEDDQATYAYFRELFGVDHPDTLSAANNLAEALLLIGSAEESLQQDRDTYDRRRRVLGDGHRHTWFSYGNIGTVYRELDRVAESMRTLRDTAEECRKRFGDDAPETLRARRSLAVSWRRLGDPELARSLSQATVRRYTARYGLNNPDTLSCRLNLATDLHVLGDYEAAVAMGADVLEGYREVFGDNHPFTFICQCSLATFRRATGDFARSGIDAEASWNGLYASLGDRHPILAGASINYANVLVDLGDFTRAKELDSHARSAFTRLYGNGHSYSEIALRNHLDSQEREEGGAIDRPTSDRGEIDLEVPAF; encoded by the coding sequence ATGGGTACTGTCGTTACCTTTTATTCATACAAAGGCGGCGTCGGCCGCACAATGTGCATGGCCAACATCGCGTGGATCCTGGCCAGCCGAGGAAAGCGGGTTCTGGCGGTCGACTGGGATCTGGAATCTCCCGGTCTGCACAAATACCTGGAACCGTTCCTCCTCGACAAGGAGCTGCGTAACTCCGACGGAGTCATCGACATCTTCCGGAATTACGCATTGGAAGCCATCGACAGCAATGCGCCGGACATCGAGCCGCTTCGCTCGAAATACGCCGACATCTCCGAAGACTCGGTGACCCTCTGGGACACGCCGTTCGATCCGCCGAATCTGTTCCGCTTCCTGCCTGCCGGCAAGCAGAACAGCGCGTACGCGCAGGCCGTCGGCACCTTCAACTGGGACGCTTTCTACAACTCCGCCGAAGGACTGAGTTTCTTCGAGGAACTGCGGCGCAATTTCAAGTCCGACGAGTACGACTACGTACTCATCGACAGCCGGACGGGTTTCTCCGACAACGCCGACATCTGCACGCTACTGCTGCCCGACATCGTCGTGGTCGGCTACGCGATGAACGACCAGGCGATCCAGGGTGGGGCGTGGGCGGCTCAGCACATCGTCGAGTCGGCCGAACGGGAGGTCGGACGTCGAATCAAGGTCCTACCCGTGGCAATGCGGGTCGACCCGGTCGAACAGGCTCGGCTGAAGCAGAGCCGGGCCTTTGCCCGCGCTGCCTTTCAATCGGTCGTCGATCGACTCGACCTCGACGACCCCGAGCGGTACTGGGCCGAGACCCAGATCCCCTACAAGTCCAACTATGCCTTCGAGGAACTGCTCGCTCCGATCGAGGAGCCGGCCAGTGAGCTCGAGGGTCTGCTCGTCCCGTATCAGCGTTTGGCGGCGATAATCACCGAAGGCGAGGTCACCGAGGCGCACCCGATGAAGGAGTCGACCCGGCAGGCCCTGCAGGGCCGATACGCCAGGGTGCCGATCGGCGCGCCGCAGACGGCCTTCGTCGCTTATGCGCCGCGCGATCGCGCGTGGGCGGACTGGATCCGTACCGTGCTCTACCTCAACGGCATCCGCGTCGTCGAGCGCCGAGCCGGCCAGAAGCCGGGCGATCCCATCCCGGACGTCGACCGGGTCGTCGCGCTGATCTCGTCGCATTGGGAGTCGTCGCTGGACGCCCGGGCCTTGAGCATCCGGGCCTCCGAGAAGCACGCCGAGAGCAAGATCCTGGCGATCCGCATCGACGAGGGCTCCACTCTTCCGCCGTGGTCGGAGATCCCCGGGCTGAACCTGATCGGCTTCGGGCCCGACGACGCGCGGAAAGCGCTGCTGGCGCACCTCGATCGGCATTCGCCGGCCGATCGGTTGCCGCACGACAGTGCGGCCCGGTATCCGCGCACCCGCCCGAGCGTGATCGAGCTGCCCCCCAACCTGGATCGCTTCGTCGGGCGCGACGACGTGCTGGAGGAACTGCGTAACAAACTGGCGCCCGGTACGACTCCCGACGGCCCGGTAGCGCTGGTCGGCCTGTCCGGCACCGGGAAGAGCCAGACCGCGCTGGAGTTCGCGCTGCGGTTCCAAGCCGACTACGACGTGATCTGGTGGGTCCCGGCGATCAGCCGGATCAGCGTGGAGACGTCACTGCGTGATCTCGACGCCGCGGTGGCCGCCGCCAACGAGTCCGAGCAGTCGGTCCCGGAGAGCGCGTCGAGCAACGGGACGACCCCCGCCGAGTCGGGCGAACACCCGCCGCGACGCGTCCTGTTGATCTTCGACAGCGCGGACACCCCGGACGCGATAATCGACCTGCTACCCAAGCGCGTCTCCGTCCACAGCATCGTCACGTCGAAGGACACCGGCGCCTGGGCGAGCGTCAACGCTTCGACGATCGCTCTCGAGCGTTTCACCCGCCCCGAGAGCGTCCAGTTGTTGAAGTTCCGCGCTCCGTGGACGACCGACCGGGAGGCTGATCGCGTCGCGGACGCGCTCGGCGATTTCCCGGTCGCGATCGAACACGCCGCGCGTTGGCTCAACCCGCGCCGAGACACCCCGTCGGCGGTCAACGACTACCTGCGGCTCCTCGCCGAGTGGCGTAATCGCATGCGCGCGGACGCCGATCAGCCGGACGAGTTCCTGCCGGCCGCGGTCAGCTGGCGGCTGTCGATCGAGAACCTGGCGAGCGAGTACCCCGCGGCAGCGCTGTTCTTGGAGTACTGCAGCTTCCTCTCGCCGAACGCGATCGCCCTCGCGCTACTCGAACGGGGCCAGGTGCTCGCCGAGCTCGAGGCGGCCGACCCGGGCCTGCGTGACTTCGGGACCGGCAAGATACTCCGCGTTCTGCGTGGGCACGGGCTGGCCCGGCAGGACTTCACCCGCCGCACGATCTTCATCCACCCGTTGATGCAGGCCGCCGCCCGATCCCGGCTAACGGCCGAGGAACGCGAAAACCGACGCGCCGCGATTCTGGACGCGCTCGCACGCTTCGCGCCCCCTGACACCGAAGCCGAAGAGGTCCACCACGACGCGACCTACGACGAGCTGCAGGATCACATCACGCCGTCGGGAGCACTCCGGAGCGATCGATGGGAGATCCGCCGCTGGTTGGTCAACCAGGTCCGCTATCTGTGGCGTACGGGCCGCTGGGAAGAGGCGTGCGGGCTCGGCGAGCGTCTTCTCGACACCTGGTCGCCGCCGGCACCGGCCGGGCACGAGAACCGCTTCGAGCGATGGATCTCGCTCTCCGACGACGAGCGTGTCGACGGTAACCAGCAGGAGCTCGCCAAGCTGCGTCTGCGAATGGGCGTCCAGGTCGCGAACGCTTACCGCTCCGAAGGCCGGTACCGGGACTCGTACGAGCTGGATCGGAAGATTCTGGCCGTGCAATCGGGACTGCTCGGCGGTCCCCAGCATCCCCAGATGCTGATGACACTGCGGAGCTTCGGAGCGGACCTCCGGGGTCTCGGACGTTTCCGAGAGGGCTGGGAAGACGACCAAGCGACGTACGCCTACTTCCGCGAGCTCTTCGGCGTGGACCATCCCGACACGCTGAGCGCCGCGAACAACCTGGCCGAAGCGTTGTTGCTCATCGGTTCGGCCGAGGAGTCCCTCCAGCAGGATCGCGATACCTACGACCGACGCCGACGCGTGTTGGGAGACGGGCACCGCCACACCTGGTTCTCGTACGGGAACATCGGCACGGTCTATCGCGAGCTCGACCGGGTCGCCGAGTCCATGCGGACTCTCCGGGACACCGCGGAGGAGTGCCGCAAGCGATTCGGCGACGACGCACCGGAAACGCTACGTGCCCGTCGCAGCCTGGCGGTCAGCTGGCGGCGTCTCGGCGACCCCGAACTCGCTCGGTCGCTCAGCCAAGCAACGGTTCGTCGGTACACGGCGCGCTACGGATTGAACAATCCGGACACCCTGTCGTGCCGCTTGAACCTCGCAACAGATCTTCACGTTCTTGGTGACTATGAGGCCGCTGTTGCTATGGGCGCAGACGTGCTTGAGGGGTACCGCGAGGTGTTCGGGGACAATCATCCGTTCACTTTCATCTGCCAGTGTTCCCTCGCGACGTTCCGGCGGGCAACCGGCGACTTCGCTCGTAGCGGCATCGACGCCGAGGCATCGTGGAACGGTCTCTACGCGAGCCTGGGAGACCGCCACCCGATCTTGGCCGGTGCGTCGATCAACTACGCCAACGTCCTTGTCGACCTGGGCGACTTCACCCGCGCGAAAGAACTCGACAGCCACGCCCGCTCCGCATTCACGCGCTTGTACGGGAACGGCCACTCGTACTCCGAGATCGCTTTGCGCAACCACCTCGACTCGCAGGAACGCGAGGAAGGCGGCGCGATCGACCGGCCCACCTCCGACCGCGGCGAGATCGATCTCGAAGTGCCGGCGTTCTGA
- the fsxC gene encoding FxsC protein, producing MFADLVDAVGLRLAARNGPVGVLSGPRRVPAEADTTITPEVFATPVLIAIYTPEFLRSPHACGEWSIFWQRQLTNEQITGNKRSALLGLRWAPIDPVPAEVEQTVVRMDLGSALGDTIRHSGGQEPYPGLVRGLVDQIVTAAAPDRLVPAMSPDSAAQFTPRWVAAASPELLPSAPKKPGRASGATRVGLVVAAGAAEEQPPQRRDRQYYGADSAGWQPFLPGVETTALALAYRSIYDLDIGDVVAFPFDEGIVEQVRAAAETNRIVLVVVDPWVSRIDVYRQLLTWLGQQDLRNSTVAACLLVVNPTDVETSRHEAELLAGITEHLSLRRRAAAGRVDRFAVPTPQQLDAGLAEAVVGAQNALLRRRRLPADVDSGPVAARERASWITTPDHPWRPRLRRPVDDDMERR from the coding sequence TTGTTCGCAGACTTGGTGGACGCGGTCGGGCTCCGTCTGGCCGCCCGCAACGGGCCGGTCGGTGTCCTGAGCGGCCCTCGACGCGTGCCTGCCGAAGCCGACACCACGATCACACCGGAAGTATTCGCCACTCCCGTGCTGATCGCCATCTACACGCCGGAGTTCCTCCGCAGCCCGCACGCGTGCGGCGAATGGTCGATCTTCTGGCAGCGTCAACTCACGAATGAGCAGATCACCGGCAACAAGCGGAGCGCCCTGCTTGGCTTGCGCTGGGCCCCGATAGACCCCGTCCCGGCCGAAGTCGAGCAGACCGTCGTCCGGATGGATCTCGGTTCTGCGCTCGGCGACACCATCCGGCACAGCGGCGGTCAGGAGCCTTACCCCGGCCTCGTCCGAGGGCTGGTGGACCAGATCGTCACGGCCGCCGCGCCCGACCGGCTGGTGCCGGCGATGTCGCCGGACAGCGCCGCCCAATTCACTCCGCGGTGGGTCGCCGCCGCGTCACCGGAGTTGCTGCCCTCGGCTCCGAAAAAGCCGGGCCGGGCCTCCGGCGCCACCCGGGTCGGCCTGGTCGTCGCGGCGGGGGCCGCGGAGGAACAGCCGCCGCAGCGCCGTGACCGGCAGTACTACGGAGCCGACTCCGCCGGCTGGCAGCCGTTCCTACCCGGGGTCGAGACGACCGCGTTGGCGTTGGCGTACCGCAGCATCTACGACCTCGACATCGGCGACGTCGTCGCGTTCCCGTTCGACGAAGGAATCGTCGAACAGGTCCGGGCCGCGGCGGAGACCAACCGGATCGTGCTCGTCGTCGTCGATCCCTGGGTTTCGCGGATCGACGTCTACCGGCAGCTGCTGACCTGGCTCGGGCAGCAGGACCTCCGGAACTCGACGGTCGCGGCGTGCCTACTGGTCGTGAACCCCACGGACGTCGAGACCTCGCGCCACGAAGCCGAACTGCTGGCCGGTATCACCGAGCACCTGTCGCTCCGTCGCCGGGCCGCCGCCGGGCGCGTCGATCGTTTCGCCGTGCCGACTCCGCAACAGCTGGACGCGGGACTCGCGGAGGCCGTGGTCGGCGCACAGAACGCACTACTACGACGCCGTCGGTTGCCGGCCGACGTCGACAGCGGTCCGGTCGCGGCCCGCGAGCGCGCCAGTTGGATCACGACCCCGGACCATCCCTGGCGCCCGCGGCTCCGGCGCCCCGTCGACGACGATATGGAGCGCCGATAG
- a CDS encoding FxsB family cyclophane-forming radical SAM/SPASM peptide maturase codes for MAEAAGTLSQFILKVHSRCNLACDYCYVYNGPDQSWQYRPAVMPRQTMEIFGRRLREYLVDRPDVRPHVVLHGGEPLLIGTDRLDFLATSLTEALAPLGRRARMTVQTNGLLLDSTVLSLLLRHEISVGLSMDGGSEAHGRHRRTRAGTSSFDGSTRAAELLRSTPFRSLYGGILAVIDVRNDPVEVYESLLELEPPTIDFLLPHATWDAPPKEGSTAYAEFLIPIFDRWFDEPRLKVEIRLFASLLELALGGVGYSELFGPARPPAIVVETDGTIERTDSFKIAYEGACSTGLDIFSNSFEQAAEHRFFASSDGGVPPCDTCLACPVYRLCGGGMAAHRYRSGSGFANPSVYCDGLAKLAEHVQGRAERALASLPLGRDAPGSHRGSRD; via the coding sequence ATGGCGGAGGCGGCCGGTACGCTCAGCCAGTTCATCCTGAAGGTCCACAGTCGATGCAACCTCGCTTGCGATTACTGCTACGTATACAACGGGCCGGATCAAAGTTGGCAATACCGTCCAGCGGTTATGCCGCGGCAGACGATGGAGATCTTCGGCCGGCGTCTGCGTGAGTACCTGGTCGATCGACCTGATGTCCGGCCACACGTGGTACTCCATGGTGGCGAGCCCTTGCTCATCGGCACGGACCGGCTCGACTTCCTCGCAACCAGCCTGACCGAGGCGCTCGCACCGCTGGGTCGCCGCGCCCGGATGACCGTGCAGACCAATGGCTTACTTCTCGATTCGACGGTCCTGTCGTTACTACTTCGACACGAGATCAGCGTCGGACTGAGCATGGACGGTGGATCCGAGGCACACGGTCGCCACCGCCGGACCCGGGCCGGAACCAGCTCATTCGATGGCTCCACGCGAGCCGCCGAGTTATTGCGGAGCACCCCGTTCCGATCGCTCTACGGCGGCATCCTGGCCGTCATCGACGTGCGCAACGACCCGGTCGAAGTTTATGAGTCGCTCCTCGAACTCGAACCTCCCACGATCGACTTTCTCCTCCCCCATGCGACCTGGGACGCACCTCCGAAGGAAGGCTCGACGGCGTACGCCGAGTTCCTGATCCCGATATTCGACCGCTGGTTCGACGAGCCTCGGCTGAAGGTCGAGATCCGCCTGTTCGCATCTCTGCTCGAACTGGCGCTCGGTGGTGTTGGCTACAGCGAATTGTTCGGTCCGGCCCGGCCACCCGCCATCGTGGTCGAAACCGACGGAACGATCGAACGCACCGATTCATTCAAAATCGCCTACGAGGGCGCTTGCAGCACCGGACTCGACATTTTTTCCAATTCGTTCGAACAGGCGGCTGAACACCGATTCTTTGCTTCGTCCGACGGTGGCGTTCCTCCTTGCGACACGTGCCTGGCGTGCCCCGTCTATCGCCTCTGCGGCGGTGGCATGGCCGCACACCGCTATCGCTCGGGAAGCGGCTTCGCCAATCCCTCCGTGTACTGCGATGGCCTCGCAAAACTTGCCGAGCACGTGCAGGGCCGGGCCGAGCGCGCCCTGGCCTCGCTCCCCCTCGGCCGCGATGCGCCCGGCTCCCACCGGGGGTCCCGTGACTGA